The Dyadobacter sp. 676 DNA window TGCTGCCATGTTTGTAGCTGTATTTTGGTAAAAAATGCCGCTGGCCAAATTTGGGGACGACACAAATAAGCGACTAGTTCCCGGATCAGCAGTCCCTATGCCTACATTGCCGTTTTCCATAATTTTCAGACCGGTACCAATTGTATTTGAGCTCCAAGGGGCGATTACAAGTCCGTTGTTTGGCTCACCCGCTACATCTCCATCTGTCGAAAAAATCATATGCGCATCACCGTCCTTCACTAGATTATTATATGCGCCGGCCGTCGCTGTCGTTTCGAAGAATAAAAACCTGTTGTCGGGTCGGGAGAGCCGGGCAATAGTTGAGCCAAACACGGGTACCTCTGTTTCCTGTACATGCAATCTGGCGGCAGGTGAAACAGTATTGATACCGATGTTACCGTTTTGGTGAATATACATCCGGTTTGCGCCGCTGGCAATGAACTGCAGGTCACTTAAGTTGGTAGTGCCGTCGCCGCGGTATTGGCTGTTGATGGCGGCGGAATTTGCATTGGAACCATTGATGCGTGGAACAAAATTCATTGAACCGATATAAGTACCATTGGCAACGTTTCCGGGAGCAGCTTCTGTACCTGTTGCCGAGAACATCACCACACCAGGGGCCGTTTCTGTACCATAGGAGTGAATCTGAATATCATCAGCTGGTCCAAGTCCACCACCGTTGCTTACAACAGCAAGGCGGCCTAAGCCAGGACTTTGCGAGCCTACAGTTACATTACCCGTCTGGTAAATATTCTGGGTATTGTCAGTGGCAGGGGTGGTGGTTCCCTGTACATTCCATGGTTCCTGGCTTGCTGCGGCTGCTCCCGCCTTTTTGCTTACCCATCCGTTACCATCGAAATAATATTCGCCAGCACCGGCACTTGGATACGAAGCATTTGAACTAGTGATACCTGTGTTTGTATTGTACACGCTCATACCGGCAGCCGGCGTACCGGCAAGTCCCCAGGTTGTCGTATTTGAAAGCGATATACGTGGTATCAGCAGTCCCTTATTGCTGCTTTCAATTTCCAGCGCAGAACCCGGATTGATGGTAGTGGGGTTGTCGCCGATCTTCACTTGCGCGTAGGCAGTTTCTGTTGCAGCCAGACAGGCAGCCGCCATGCCAAGAATTTGCAGGTGCCCCAGAGGGCCCCTGAATTTTAAAAGTGTCATCATAAGCTGTTCGTCTGATTAATAGAGTAAAAAAATTTGATTAATAGAGTTAAAAAAACATGAAACCGGCATCATTGATTTGTAAGGCAGTTATCAATGGCAATACACTCCAGAAAAGCGGTTGTTGCAGGCCATGGAAAGGGTATAGTCTACCGGTTATGCCTAAACGTTGTTGGCATTTAAAGTGATAAAAGCTAGTAATGCTAATGTGCACGGCATTTGGCCCGTGTGGTGCCTTCGTTAACCGGCGGCAGCCCGGGCCGCTGTTAGTCTTCCCTAGCCGGAAAAAAGTTGATGCATGGTGATGCATCTATGTTCTTCCGGAAGGTGCAAACAACAACGGGTAATGGTTAATAATGATGTGGAAACCATCAACGAGGCACACTGATAACAAAACTCTTCTTTCATACAAGTCATCGTTACTTAGAGTCAGGTAATTAAGGCAATGTGCATATCCCAACGACCGATTCCGATCGGCCGCTCATCGGCCGTCCCTACATCATCCCGGGCCGTCCACTCGTGCAACTGAAAGCAGCTGAAAAAAGCAAACCAGGGATGTGCCAGCGTGTGCCGGATTTAAGTGCGCTTGGCACATAGAGACATTAAGGACAAAGCAATCAAACTAACGAGCTGTTATAGGAGATAGGAGGAAACGATTTTTCATAGGCGTTCTCATTAACGATGGTTTTTTAGTGTATGCTAGTAACATCCAAATATAAACGGGCTCAAAACAAAAAGTATTGAATGTATCGGCTAATGTTCGAATTTTTTTGATAAAAATGTTTACATCGCCGTCGCCTCCCCGGTAGAAGTAGCTTGAAGGATAGACCTTTGCTGCTTTTCTTGAA harbors:
- a CDS encoding tail fiber domain-containing protein yields the protein MMTLLKFRGPLGHLQILGMAAACLAATETAYAQVKIGDNPTTINPGSALEIESSNKGLLIPRISLSNTTTWGLAGTPAAGMSVYNTNTGITSSNASYPSAGAGEYYFDGNGWVSKKAGAAAASQEPWNVQGTTTPATDNTQNIYQTGNVTVGSQSPGLGRLAVVSNGGGLGPADDIQIHSYGTETAPGVVMFSATGTEAAPGNVANGTYIGSMNFVPRINGSNANSAAINSQYRGDGTTNLSDLQFIASGANRMYIHQNGNIGINTVSPAARLHVQETEVPVFGSTIARLSRPDNRFLFFETTATAGAYNNLVKDGDAHMIFSTDGDVAGEPNNGLVIAPWSSNTIGTGLKIMENGNVGIGTADPGTSRLFVSSPNLASGIFYQNTATNMAANLWTNANALHHEFYNGVQGTFLRLWANSGAATSNDFGLVHNGTGDIVLTNTQSTPNVKVGINTNAPQEPLHVIGNILASGTITPSDIRIKKDITENTYGLKEVMKLRTIGYRYKDQALSHNHKIGFVAQQIKLAMPELVTIASDSMKTLGVNYAEMTVVLTKAIQEQQAQIEALKAENKKLAAIAAKAESTEKAIASLVDQMKSLQKSVGEQTIHADAVSK